Proteins co-encoded in one Malus sylvestris chromosome 9, drMalSylv7.2, whole genome shotgun sequence genomic window:
- the LOC126583983 gene encoding F-box/kelch-repeat protein At1g51550-like has product MAETSTSSRSSSFGYSSSGSPISNLAQDHLFTILLRLPADSILCFAMTCKKFRALAASDSLWESICWRDWGPKSVEALKASNFGLQQLPWMRLYKQVSRVDSVYCRKLSDPDGGLGFPCPRASHSLNFVSGCLVLFGGGCEGGRHLDDTWVAYIGNDFRRMLKWQKINSGIPSGRFGHSCVVIDDFLVMFGGINDNGGRHNDTWVGQVACHESLGVTLSWKLLVVGSDAPSQRGAHAACCIDGRKMVIHGGIGLHGVRLCDTWVLELSENFRFGTWYEIGTHPCPPARSGHTLTCIGGTRTVLFGGRGLGYDVLNDVWFLDICEDNPKWVQVLYELQNVPGGVSLPRVGHSATLMLGGHLLICGGEDSYRHRKNDFWILDINAAPSITMQQPTTLNSMQVSAKRWKRLKENGYKPKCRSFHRACTDNSGQYLFVFGGMMDGLLQPSDPAGLRFDSELLLVELVLR; this is encoded by the exons ATGGCAGAAACCAGCACTAGCAGCAGAAGCAGCAGCTTCGGTTACTCCTCCAGTGGCTCACCAATTTCCAACTTAGCCCAAGACCACCTCTTTACAATCCTGCTGCGCCTCCCTGCGGATTCAATTCTTTGTTTTGCCATGACCTGCAAAAAGTTCAGAGCTTTGGCAGCATCTGACAGTCTGTGGGAGTCCATATGCTGGAGGGACTGGGGACCCAAATCAGTAGAGGCCCTCAAAGCTTCAAACTTTGGCCTACAGCAGCTGCCATGGATGAGGCTCTACAAGCAAGTCTCTAGGGTTGATTCTGTTTATTGCCGTAAACTTTCTGACCCAGATGGGGGATTGGGATTTCCATGTCCCAGGGCCTCTCATTCCCTAAATTTTGTGTCTGGTTGCTTGGTGTTGTTTGGTGGTGGATGTGAGGGAG GACGCCATCTAGACGACACATGGGTGGCATACATTGGTAATGATTTTCGGAGAATGTTGAAGTGGCAGAAGATAAATTCTGGCATTCCAAGTGGTAGGTTCGGGCATTCGTGTGTTGTAATTGATGATTTTCTCGTTATGTTTGGAGGAATAAATGACAATGGGGGCCGTCACAATGATACATGGGTGGGGCAAGTAGCATGCCATGAGAGTCTTGGTGTCACACTCTCATGGAAGCTGCTTGTTGTGGGATCCGACGCACCTTCCCAGCGAGGGGCTCATGCTGCGTGCTGCATTGACGGCAGAAAGATGGTTATCCATGGAGGAATTGGGCTCCACGGTGTGAGATTGTGTGACACATGGGTGTTGGAACTCTCAGAAAATTTTCGGTTTGGAACTTGGTACGAAATTGGGACTCATCCATGTCCCCCAGCTCGTTCGGGACACACACTGACCTGCATTGGAGGAACACGAACGGTTTTATTTGGTGGGAGAGGATTAGGTTACGACGTGCTTAATGATGTCTGGTTCTTGGACATTTGTGAAGATAATCCAAAATGGGTACAAGTACTCTATGAGCTACAAAATGTTCCAGGAGGAGTTTCTCTTCCACGAGTTGGTCACTCAGCCACGCTCATGTTAGGCGGCCATCTACTGATCTGTGGGGGAGAGGATTCGTACAGACACCGGAAAAATGACTTCTGGATTTTAGACATAAATGCAGCTCCATCCATTACAATGCAGCAGCCAACTACGCTGAACTCCATGCAGGTATCTGCAAAAAGGTGGAAGAGGTTGAAGGAAAATGGTTACAAGCCCAAATGCCGGTCATTCCATCGAGCCTGCACAGATAACTCGGGGCAGTACTTGTTTGTGTTTGGCGGAATGATGGATGGGTTGCTTCAGCCGTCTGACCCTGCCGGATTGAGGTTTGACAGCGAGCTTCTGCTTGTGGAGCTTGTGCTGAGGTGA
- the LOC126583200 gene encoding kelch repeat-containing protein At3g27220-like, translated as MVRPSAKHTSARLLLICVALLGIALIADFLWASSPRFIRSYNDIADNWAPPVDISKPTIIPSPKKTSHETPTKGSINYKNDTAPGRVLSATFADLPGPELKWESMAEAPVPRLDGAAIQIKNLLFVFAGYGTIDYVHSHVDMYNFSDNKWGERFDMPKEMAHSHLGMVTDGRYIYIVTGQYGPQCRGPTAHTFVLDTETNQWQDMPPLPVPRYAPATQLWKGRLHVMGGSGENRYTPEVDHWSLAVKDGKVLEKEWRTEIPIPRGGPHRACVVVDDRLYLIGGQEGDFMAKPGSPIFKCSRRNEVVYSDVYMMDDEMKWKELPPMPKPDSHIEFAWTVVNNSIVIVGGTTEKHPVTKKMTLVGEIFQFNLNTLKWSVIGKLPFRVKTTLVGFWNGWLYFTSGQRDKGPDNPQPKKVIGELWRTKLKLNS; from the exons ATGGTTAGGCCCTCTGCGAAGCACACATCGGCTCGGCTGCTGTTGATATGCGTCGCTCTGCTGGGGATTGCTCTGATAGCCGATTTCCTGTGGGCTTCCTCTCCTCGCTTTATCCGTTCTTATAACGACATTGCCGACAATTGGGCTCCTCCTGTCGATATCTCAAAACCCACTATCATCCCCTCCCCCAAGAAAACTAGCCATGAAACCCCCACCAAG GGAAGCATCAATTACAAAAACGATACTGCTCCTGGAAGAGTTTTATCAGCAACCTTTGCTGATTTGCCTGGACCAGAATTAAAATGGGAAAGTATGGCTGAGGCACCCGTACCTCGTTTGGATGGAGCTGCTATACAGATAAAGAATCTTCTCTTCGTGTTTGCTGGATACGGTACCATTGATTAT GTACATTCGCATGTTGATATGTACAATTTCAGTGATAACAAATGGGGAGAAAGATTTGATATGCCAAAAGAAATGGCACATTCACATCTAGGAATGGTAACCGACGGAAGGTACATATACATTGTCACAGGACAGTATGGGCCACAGTGCAGAGGGCCCACAGCTCATACGTTTGTGCTTGATACTGAGACAAATCAGTGGCAGGACATGCCTCCTCTACCAGTTCCTag GTATGCACCAGCAACTCAACTTTGGAAAGGTAGACTACATGTAATGGGTGGTAGTGGGGAGAACCGATATACACCTGAAGTGGACCATTGGAGTCTTGCTGTAAAAGATGGGAAAGTATTAGAAAAGGAATGGAGGACTGAAATTCCTATTCCCCGGGGAGGACCTCATAG GGCTTGTGTAGTTGTTGATGATCGTCTTTATCTTATCGGTGGTCAAGAGGGTGATTTCATGGCCAAACCCGGATCACCTATTTTCAAGTGCTCTCGTAGGAATGAG GTTGTATATAGTGATGTTTACATGATGGATGACGAAATGAAGTGGAAAGAGTTGCCTCCTATGCCTAAACCAGATTCCCATATTGAATTCGCTTGGACTGTTGTTAACAACTCTATTGTAATCGTTGGGGGCACAACTGAGAAGCACCCTGTAACTAAGAAGATGACTTTGGTTGGTGAAATATTCCAGTTCAACTTGAATACACTG AAGTGGTCAGTTATTGGGAAACTTCCATTTCGAGTTAAGACCACACTAGTTGGTTTCTGGAACGGGTGGTTGTATTTTACATCCGGACAGCGAGACAAAGGACCGGATAATCCCCAACCAAAGAAGGTCATCGGAGAGTTGTGGAGAacgaaattaaaactgaacTCGTGA